The following coding sequences are from one Streptococcus sp. NPS 308 window:
- the dprA gene encoding DNA-processing protein DprA: MKITNYEIYKLRKAGLTNQQILTVLEYDETVEQELLLGDIAEISGCRNPAVFMERYFQIDDVQLEKEFQKFPSFSILDECYPWDLSEIYDPPALLFYKGNLDLLKFPKVALVGSRSCSSQGAKSVQKIIQGLENELIVVSGLAKGIDTAAHMAALQNGGRTIAVIGTGLDVFYPRANKRLQEYIGNHHLVLSEYGPGEEPLKFHFPARNRIIAGLCRGVIVAEARMRSGSLITCERAMEEGRDVFAIPGDILDGHSDGCHHLIQEGAKLVTSGQDVLAEFEF; the protein is encoded by the coding sequence ATGAAAATTACAAACTATGAGATTTACAAATTAAGAAAAGCAGGCTTGACCAATCAACAGATTTTAACTGTTCTTGAATATGACGAGACTGTAGAGCAGGAACTTTTGTTAGGAGATATTGCTGAAATCTCTGGTTGCCGCAATCCTGCTGTCTTTATGGAACGCTATTTCCAGATAGATGATGTGCAGTTGGAGAAGGAGTTTCAAAAATTCCCATCTTTCTCGATTCTAGACGAGTGTTATCCTTGGGATCTGAGTGAGATTTATGACCCTCCAGCTCTTTTGTTTTACAAAGGGAATCTGGATTTATTGAAATTTCCCAAGGTTGCTCTTGTAGGGAGTCGTTCTTGTTCCAGCCAAGGTGCTAAGTCGGTCCAGAAAATTATCCAAGGTTTAGAAAACGAGTTAATCGTGGTTAGTGGCTTGGCCAAAGGAATCGATACCGCTGCCCATATGGCTGCGCTCCAGAATGGAGGGAGAACGATTGCTGTAATCGGAACAGGATTGGATGTTTTTTATCCACGTGCTAACAAACGCTTGCAGGAGTACATTGGAAATCATCATCTAGTGCTAAGTGAGTACGGTCCAGGTGAAGAACCCTTGAAATTCCATTTTCCAGCCCGTAATCGTATCATTGCAGGATTGTGTCGTGGAGTTATTGTGGCAGAGGCAAGGATGCGTTCAGGAAGTCTCATTACCTGTGAACGTGCCATGGAGGAAGGACGCGATGTTTTTGCTATTCCAGGGGACATTCTTGATGGCCATTCAGATGGTTGCCACCACTTGATCCAAGAGGGAGCAAAACTGGTCACAAGTGGTCAAGATGTGTTGGCTGAGTTTGAATTTTAA